One Moorella sp. E308F genomic region harbors:
- a CDS encoding PRK06851 family protein, producing the protein MGQGKLRRVFPGGNTCEGFYSFYDYIIEPDATRIFVVKGGPGVGKSTFMRKIGETMLAKGYDVEFHCCSSDNNSLDAVVIPAIKVALIDGTAPHIVDPKNPGAVDEIIHLGDYWDESKMRAHKEEILKANARVARLFQIAYSALREAKVIRDEWESYISECMIESQVNKAVANLLHAILSGVAPRYDRPAKVRHLFATAITPDGIITGHVESLLQDVQQLYTISGEPGSGVPQVLARIADLAHEKGLHTEIYHCPFNPRNIDLVIIPEIKAAAMNVQPPHTYDPSCLPELTAMKLNLSAYIDRDKLGTYAHEISSAAYRYQACLDRAVAYIRQAKLTHDYMETFYIPAMNFEAINAKRQEVLQRILNYAAEFPENLIKAS; encoded by the coding sequence ATGGGCCAGGGCAAGTTGCGAAGGGTTTTTCCCGGCGGGAATACCTGTGAGGGTTTTTATTCCTTTTATGATTACATTATCGAACCCGATGCCACCCGGATCTTTGTCGTTAAAGGCGGCCCGGGGGTGGGCAAGTCCACCTTCATGCGCAAAATCGGCGAAACCATGCTGGCTAAAGGTTATGATGTGGAATTCCACTGCTGCTCCTCCGATAACAATTCCCTGGATGCCGTGGTTATCCCGGCCATTAAAGTAGCTCTAATCGATGGTACGGCTCCCCATATAGTTGATCCTAAGAACCCCGGTGCGGTAGATGAGATTATCCACCTGGGGGACTACTGGGACGAAAGCAAAATGCGGGCCCATAAAGAGGAAATCCTTAAAGCCAACGCACGGGTGGCGCGCTTGTTCCAGATAGCCTACAGTGCCCTCCGGGAAGCCAAGGTTATCCGCGATGAGTGGGAAAGTTATATTTCCGAGTGCATGATTGAAAGTCAGGTAAACAAGGCTGTGGCCAACCTGCTTCATGCCATTCTCAGCGGTGTAGCGCCACGCTATGACCGGCCGGCTAAAGTTCGCCATCTCTTTGCTACTGCTATTACCCCTGATGGCATCATTACCGGCCATGTAGAATCCCTGCTCCAGGATGTGCAGCAGCTATATACCATCTCTGGCGAGCCAGGTTCCGGCGTGCCCCAGGTGCTGGCCCGGATCGCCGACCTGGCCCACGAAAAAGGATTGCACACGGAGATTTACCATTGTCCCTTCAATCCCCGGAATATTGACCTGGTAATTATACCGGAAATAAAAGCAGCGGCCATGAACGTCCAGCCGCCCCACACTTACGATCCCTCCTGCCTGCCGGAACTCACGGCCATGAAACTTAACCTCTCGGCCTATATCGACCGGGATAAGCTAGGAACTTACGCCCACGAGATCAGCAGCGCCGCCTACCGCTATCAGGCCTGCCTGGACCGGGCCGTGGCCTATATCCGCCAGGCCAAGTTAACCCATGATTACATGGAAACCTTCTATATACCGGCCATGAATTTTGAGGCCATTAACGCCAAACGCCAGGAGGTCCTGCAGCGGATTTTGAACTATGCTGCTGAATTTCCTGAAAACCTGATTAAAGCAAGTTAA
- the glnA gene encoding type I glutamate--ammonia ligase yields the protein MTAKEVLAMARENNVQMVDLKFIDLPGTWQHFTVPREQFGEEVFTSGVGFDGSSIRGFKTINESDMILIPDPGTAFIDPFCEIPTLSLICNVYDPVTGKNYNRDPRFIAQKAEAYLKETGIADTSFWGPEAEFFILDHVRFDHSQYAGYYFIDSIEGFWNSGAEMNGHPNLGYRPRYKEGYFPVPPTDTLQNLRTEMVLLLKEMGIAVEAHHHEVATAGQGEIDMKYAPLTRMADQLMMFKYVVKNVAIKHNKTATFMPKPVFQDNGSGMHVHQSLWKDGRPLFFDAGGYAGLSETALYYIGGLLKHAPALAAFCSPTTNSFKRLVPGFEAPVNLVYSQRNRSAAIRIPMYSNSPNSKRIEYRPPDPSCNPYLAFAALLMAGIDGIKNKIHPGEPLDKDIYDLPPEEAARISSLPGSLEEALAALQNDHEFLLQGGVFDEDLINSWIEYKTKKEISQVKLRPHPYEFVLYYDI from the coding sequence ATGACGGCTAAAGAAGTCCTCGCCATGGCCAGGGAAAACAATGTTCAGATGGTTGACCTGAAATTTATCGACCTGCCAGGCACATGGCAGCATTTCACGGTCCCCAGAGAACAGTTTGGGGAAGAGGTTTTTACCAGCGGCGTAGGTTTTGACGGTTCCAGTATTCGCGGCTTTAAAACCATTAATGAAAGCGACATGATCCTCATTCCCGATCCGGGAACAGCCTTTATTGATCCCTTTTGCGAAATCCCGACATTGAGCCTGATCTGTAACGTCTATGACCCGGTGACTGGTAAGAACTACAATCGCGATCCCCGCTTTATAGCCCAGAAGGCGGAGGCCTATCTCAAAGAAACGGGTATTGCCGATACCAGTTTCTGGGGTCCGGAGGCCGAGTTCTTCATCCTCGATCACGTTCGTTTTGATCACAGCCAGTATGCCGGCTACTACTTCATTGACTCCATAGAAGGGTTTTGGAATTCGGGAGCGGAAATGAACGGCCATCCCAACCTCGGCTACCGGCCGCGCTATAAGGAAGGGTATTTCCCGGTTCCCCCTACTGATACCCTGCAAAACCTGCGTACAGAAATGGTGTTATTGCTCAAAGAGATGGGCATCGCCGTGGAGGCTCACCACCATGAGGTAGCCACGGCCGGGCAGGGTGAAATTGATATGAAGTACGCACCCCTCACCCGGATGGCTGATCAGCTGATGATGTTTAAATATGTGGTCAAAAACGTAGCCATCAAGCATAACAAAACGGCTACCTTTATGCCCAAGCCGGTGTTCCAGGACAACGGCTCGGGGATGCACGTCCACCAGAGCCTGTGGAAAGACGGCCGGCCATTATTCTTTGACGCCGGTGGCTACGCCGGTCTAAGCGAAACCGCCCTTTACTATATCGGCGGGTTGTTGAAGCACGCCCCGGCCCTGGCTGCCTTCTGCAGCCCCACCACCAATTCTTTCAAGCGGCTGGTGCCCGGCTTTGAAGCCCCGGTGAACCTGGTTTACTCCCAGCGCAACCGCAGCGCGGCCATCCGTATTCCCATGTATTCCAACAGCCCGAACTCCAAGAGAATCGAATACCGGCCGCCCGATCCTTCCTGCAACCCCTACCTCGCCTTTGCCGCCCTTTTAATGGCCGGTATCGACGGGATTAAAAACAAGATTCATCCGGGTGAACCCCTGGATAAAGACATTTACGATTTACCGCCGGAAGAAGCAGCCAGGATAAGCTCCCTGCCGGGCTCCCTGGAAGAAGCCCTTGCCGCCCTGCAAAATGATCACGAGTTTTTACTTCAGGGCGGCGTCTTTGACGAGGACCTTATCAATAGCTGGATTGAATACAAAACGAAAAAGGAAATCAGCCAGGTTAAACTCCGGCCCCATCCCTACGAGTTTGTCCTGTACTACGATATTTAG
- the glnA gene encoding type I glutamate--ammonia ligase, whose protein sequence is MINEKLTRDDILQRVKELNVRFIRLQFTDIFGVLKNVAITTKELPKALDGELMFDGSSIHGFVRIEESDMYLRPDPSTFAIFPWRPADGAVARLICDVYNPDGTPFAGCPRGVLKKVLAEAEAMGYTMYAGPEAEFFLFHTDGRKPTLETHDQAGYFDLSPVDLGEDARRDMVLALEAMGFEIEASHHEVAPGQHEIDFKYDNALATADKIATFKFVVRTIAQRHGLHATFMPKPVAGINGSGMHTHQSLFKDGQNAFYDPGDPLQLSQTAYYYIGGLMHHARAMAAVTNPTVNSYKRLVPGFEAPVYIAWSPRNRSPLIRVPAKRGASTRIELRNPDPACNPYLALAVMLKAGLDGIKKQIQPPAPVERNIYEMTAAERRDLGIGSLPEDLKEALDELSRDNVIREALGDHIYERFVEAKEKEWDEYRVQVHQWEVEQYLTMF, encoded by the coding sequence ATGATAAATGAAAAACTGACCAGGGATGATATTCTTCAGCGGGTAAAGGAACTTAACGTCCGTTTTATCCGCCTGCAGTTTACCGACATCTTCGGGGTTTTAAAGAATGTTGCTATAACTACCAAGGAATTACCGAAAGCCCTTGACGGCGAATTAATGTTTGACGGCTCTTCCATCCACGGTTTCGTCCGCATCGAAGAATCCGATATGTATCTCAGGCCCGACCCCTCTACCTTTGCGATCTTTCCCTGGCGGCCGGCAGACGGGGCGGTAGCCAGACTTATCTGCGATGTATATAACCCTGACGGCACTCCCTTTGCCGGTTGCCCCCGGGGAGTGCTTAAAAAAGTCCTGGCCGAGGCGGAAGCTATGGGTTATACCATGTATGCCGGCCCCGAGGCGGAATTTTTCCTGTTCCATACCGATGGCCGTAAGCCCACCCTAGAAACCCATGACCAGGCCGGTTACTTTGACCTGTCACCGGTTGACCTGGGCGAAGACGCCCGCCGGGATATGGTCCTGGCCCTGGAAGCCATGGGCTTTGAAATCGAGGCTTCCCATCATGAGGTTGCCCCGGGCCAGCATGAGATTGACTTCAAATACGATAACGCCCTGGCCACGGCCGATAAAATCGCTACCTTTAAATTTGTTGTCCGCACCATCGCCCAGCGCCATGGCCTTCATGCCACCTTTATGCCCAAACCGGTAGCCGGCATTAACGGTTCGGGCATGCATACCCACCAGTCTCTGTTCAAAGACGGGCAGAACGCCTTTTATGATCCTGGAGATCCCTTACAACTAAGCCAGACAGCTTATTACTATATCGGCGGCCTGATGCACCATGCCCGGGCCATGGCAGCTGTTACCAACCCGACCGTCAATTCCTACAAACGCCTGGTACCAGGTTTTGAGGCCCCGGTCTATATCGCTTGGTCCCCCCGCAATCGCAGCCCCTTGATTCGCGTACCGGCCAAGCGCGGGGCCTCAACTAGAATAGAATTGCGCAACCCCGACCCGGCCTGCAATCCTTACCTGGCCCTGGCCGTCATGCTCAAAGCCGGCCTGGACGGGATAAAAAAGCAGATCCAGCCCCCTGCACCTGTAGAGCGCAATATCTACGAAATGACGGCGGCCGAACGCCGCGACCTGGGTATCGGCAGCCTGCCGGAGGACCTGAAGGAAGCCCTGGACGAGCTTTCACGTGATAATGTAATCAGGGAAGCCCTGGGCGATCATATCTATGAACGCTTTGTCGAAGCCAAAGAAAAAGAATGGGACGAGTACCGCGTCCAGGTCCATCAGTGGGAAGTAGAGCAATATTTGACCATGTTTTGA
- a CDS encoding DUF1614 domain-containing protein, whose amino-acid sequence MKMLWSLLFLFLFIPMLLASLFLNLAVFSFARLGLTPAGAFALLAASIIGGLINIPISRRRLYVEQPQFGRFPFFFYYLPQVSYQLLCVNVGGAVIPVLFSLYLLATRAPLIPALQATLIVTIVAKVLARVVPGVGISIPTFIPPIVAALAAIIVSPHNAAPVAYIAGALGTLLGADILNLGAIRSLRSQVVSIGGAGVFDGIFLVALAASLLS is encoded by the coding sequence ATAAAAATGTTGTGGTCGCTACTATTCCTTTTTTTATTTATCCCCATGCTGCTGGCTTCCCTTTTCCTCAATTTAGCCGTTTTTTCCTTTGCCCGGCTGGGACTGACACCGGCAGGAGCTTTTGCTTTGCTTGCCGCTTCAATCATTGGCGGGCTCATTAATATCCCTATTTCCCGCCGGCGTCTTTATGTTGAACAACCCCAGTTCGGTCGCTTCCCCTTCTTTTTCTATTACCTGCCCCAGGTGAGCTACCAGCTCCTGTGCGTTAACGTCGGCGGGGCGGTGATCCCCGTCCTCTTTTCCCTCTACCTCCTGGCCACCCGCGCACCATTAATACCGGCCCTGCAGGCTACGCTTATTGTTACCATTGTAGCCAAGGTTCTGGCCCGGGTAGTACCGGGAGTGGGTATTTCCATACCTACCTTTATCCCGCCCATTGTCGCCGCCCTGGCCGCCATTATCGTTTCTCCCCATAATGCCGCCCCGGTGGCCTACATTGCCGGCGCTCTGGGCACCCTCCTGGGAGCCGACATTTTAAACCTCGGCGCCATCCGCAGCTTGCGCTCCCAGGTGGTCAGCATCGGCGGCGCCGGCGTCTTTGACGGCATTTTCCTGGTGGCTTTAGCCGCTTCTTTATTAAGTTAA
- a CDS encoding helix-turn-helix domain-containing protein, which produces MRELANRVGVSPQAISKYERGLDIPSSGVLLRLAEALGVKVEYFFRTRRVNLSVPAYRKNSALRRKQEQTVLAQIQGWLERYLEIEALFPPGDAARGFVLPEGVNPRITVLEEAERMAEELRAAWQLGLAPIENLTELLEDKGIKVGLVDSVDGFDACTFMMEDNTPVIVMRRSLPGDRQRFNLAHELGHIILRPEKGASAEKAAHRFAGAFLDPALAACRESGEQRQALSLYELHLLKHKYGLSMQAWIYRAKDLSIISEALATNLFARISPPWLGPERTRRCSAPRGTKADGTARDACAYGGSDLRIPCRRTSHQIPG; this is translated from the coding sequence TTGCGGGAATTAGCCAACCGTGTAGGTGTGTCGCCTCAGGCCATTTCAAAGTACGAACGGGGCTTAGACATACCAAGTTCCGGTGTCCTGCTCCGTCTAGCAGAGGCGCTCGGGGTCAAGGTTGAATATTTTTTCCGGACGCGTAGGGTGAACCTTTCCGTGCCGGCTTACCGTAAAAATTCTGCGCTGCGCCGCAAACAAGAACAAACGGTCCTTGCCCAAATCCAGGGGTGGCTTGAACGATATCTCGAAATTGAAGCGCTTTTCCCGCCCGGCGACGCCGCACGCGGCTTTGTTTTACCGGAGGGCGTAAATCCCAGGATTACCGTGCTGGAAGAAGCGGAGCGGATGGCGGAAGAGCTAAGGGCGGCCTGGCAGTTAGGCTTGGCCCCCATCGAAAACCTGACCGAACTTCTTGAGGATAAAGGGATCAAGGTTGGGTTGGTAGACAGTGTGGATGGCTTTGACGCCTGCACCTTCATGATGGAGGACAACACCCCGGTCATTGTTATGCGGCGTAGTCTTCCCGGCGACCGCCAGCGCTTCAATTTGGCCCACGAATTAGGGCACATTATTCTCCGGCCTGAAAAAGGGGCGAGTGCAGAGAAAGCGGCGCACCGGTTTGCTGGTGCTTTTTTAGACCCCGCACTGGCGGCGTGCCGCGAATCGGGGGAGCAGCGGCAGGCGCTTAGCCTCTACGAACTGCACCTTTTAAAGCATAAATACGGCCTCAGTATGCAGGCCTGGATTTACCGGGCGAAGGATTTAAGTATCATTTCGGAAGCGCTCGCCACGAATTTGTTCGCGCGAATTTCGCCACCGTGGTTGGGACCAGAAAGAACCCGGCGATGCTCTGCCCCCCGAGGAACCAAAGCGGATGGAACGGCTCGTGATGCGTGCGCTTACGGAGGATCTGATCTCAGAATCCCGTGCCGCCGAACTTCTCACCAAATCCCTGGCTAA
- a CDS encoding glycosyltransferase family 4 protein: protein MAWNGQEPVIGGLERYLHALAELLTEMGYEVSFHQNAHRDFQTTFRGWPVYGYRADQHHLHLTVKRMEETVRGRVLYSSILQQVYYRPRSICISHGVWWELPGYSPAHARAAYENYVAAALIQATLIISCDYNFLNVARAIYPNLADQKVRVIPNFVDLKQFYPREKEQQPRVRVLYPRRLAPERGFDLLKEVIPPLLAEYPDLEFYFAIDTNTPRYLEIFHAWRQKEAHNGRILYSHPDFNAMPEVYAAADIVVIPSIYSEGTSFSCLEAMAMGKAVIATNVGGLTNLIIDGYNGLLIHPSREYLTQALRFLIDHPRERLRLGANAAATARAFDRRLWEARWRQYINKVYPLDKQ, encoded by the coding sequence CTGGCCTGGAATGGTCAAGAACCAGTTATCGGGGGCCTGGAAAGATACCTCCACGCCCTGGCAGAACTCCTGACAGAGATGGGTTATGAAGTTTCCTTCCATCAGAACGCCCACCGGGATTTTCAAACTACTTTCCGCGGCTGGCCGGTATATGGCTACCGGGCCGATCAGCACCATTTGCACTTAACTGTTAAACGAATGGAGGAAACTGTCCGCGGGAGAGTGCTTTATTCCTCTATTCTCCAGCAAGTCTATTACCGACCCCGTTCTATTTGCATCTCCCATGGCGTCTGGTGGGAACTACCGGGTTACAGCCCGGCCCACGCCCGGGCTGCCTATGAAAACTATGTCGCTGCCGCCCTTATTCAGGCCACTTTAATCATATCTTGCGACTACAACTTTCTTAACGTTGCTCGGGCCATCTACCCTAATCTGGCCGACCAGAAGGTCCGGGTAATCCCAAACTTTGTCGATTTAAAGCAATTTTATCCCCGCGAAAAGGAACAACAGCCCAGGGTACGCGTCCTGTACCCGCGCCGGCTGGCCCCGGAACGGGGCTTTGACCTGTTGAAAGAGGTTATCCCTCCTTTACTGGCTGAGTACCCCGACCTGGAGTTTTACTTTGCCATTGATACAAATACCCCCCGGTACCTGGAGATTTTTCATGCCTGGCGGCAAAAAGAGGCCCATAACGGGCGTATTCTTTACAGTCATCCAGACTTTAACGCCATGCCGGAGGTTTATGCCGCTGCCGATATAGTTGTTATTCCCAGTATTTATTCGGAGGGTACCAGCTTTTCATGCCTGGAGGCCATGGCCATGGGTAAGGCTGTTATTGCCACCAATGTTGGCGGACTCACCAACCTGATTATCGATGGCTATAATGGCCTGTTAATCCATCCCTCCAGGGAATACCTGACCCAAGCCCTGCGCTTTTTAATCGATCACCCCCGGGAACGCCTGCGCCTCGGCGCCAATGCCGCTGCTACCGCCCGGGCCTTTGACCGTCGCCTCTGGGAAGCCCGCTGGCGGCAGTATATCAACAAGGTTTATCCTTTGGATAAGCAGTAG
- a CDS encoding glycosyltransferase family 2 protein: MPKVTAMMIVRNEANRYLERCLKALTNYVDELVILDDASTDATPEICLNFPMVKLYRRDTPLFLKDEAQLRCELWHHTVATNPEWILAIDADEFLETRVERELPYLLKQDLFPAISFRLFDCWGSEDYYRVDGLWNPWLRGFSIYLVKYQPWLDAAWPLQKFHCGRLPLAYRHLPHLESDLRIKHLGWANPADIRVKYERAVSQDPTFKYMPREHYESILWPADKIQLEKWQD, encoded by the coding sequence ATGCCCAAGGTTACGGCCATGATGATCGTCCGTAATGAAGCCAATCGTTATCTGGAGCGTTGCCTTAAAGCTTTGACTAACTATGTTGATGAGCTGGTCATCCTGGACGATGCCTCTACGGATGCTACTCCGGAGATCTGTTTGAATTTCCCCATGGTTAAACTTTATCGCCGCGATACCCCTTTATTTCTTAAGGATGAAGCTCAGTTGCGCTGCGAACTCTGGCACCATACTGTTGCTACCAACCCCGAATGGATACTGGCCATTGATGCCGATGAATTCCTGGAGACCAGGGTAGAACGGGAACTCCCTTATTTGTTAAAACAGGATCTCTTCCCAGCTATTAGCTTCCGCCTTTTTGATTGCTGGGGCAGTGAAGACTACTACCGCGTCGACGGCCTCTGGAATCCCTGGCTGCGTGGTTTTTCTATCTACCTCGTCAAGTACCAGCCCTGGCTGGATGCCGCCTGGCCATTACAAAAATTTCACTGCGGCCGCCTGCCTCTAGCCTACCGCCACCTGCCCCACCTGGAAAGCGATCTGAGGATCAAACACCTCGGCTGGGCCAACCCGGCTGACATCCGGGTTAAATACGAGCGCGCCGTTAGCCAGGATCCGACCTTTAAATATATGCCCCGGGAACATTATGAAAGCATCCTCTGGCCAGCGGATAAAATTCAGCTCGAAAAATGGCAGGACTAG
- a CDS encoding glycosyltransferase family 4 protein, protein MTTKKVALLTTNFFHPTNERIIMGGAERYQVDLCRLLRELGFYVEVWQIGSGWTREFDGVRIRSIPVSKSEYHTFPDLSTAFYENSMAFDYAIYFILTLAYPIAREKSIAISHGIFWDWPGFDLMAGRLEERQEWLRRLGIALTGPQKLISVDTNTINFFNATLPGFYHKWEYIPNYVDTDLFHPPEEEKNSTDTIRVLFPRRLVPVRGINETMRAAEKLTARYPWIEFHFCGRGHDDNAERLMSQWIATQERCFYYWKPLEMMPEVYRQADIVIIPSRSTEGTSLAALEAMASGRPVIAGLAGGLSDIVLHGYNGYLIKPTVENLVAAIEDLARDKAKRQIMGQRAREVALTFNRKIWSERWARVLETVFR, encoded by the coding sequence ATGACGACTAAAAAGGTAGCTTTATTAACGACTAACTTTTTTCACCCTACTAACGAAAGAATTATTATGGGCGGTGCGGAGCGTTACCAGGTTGACCTCTGCCGCCTGCTCCGCGAGCTAGGTTTTTATGTTGAGGTCTGGCAGATAGGCAGCGGTTGGACCCGGGAATTCGATGGCGTGCGTATCCGCAGCATCCCGGTTTCTAAAAGCGAATACCATACCTTTCCCGATCTCAGTACAGCCTTTTACGAGAATTCCATGGCCTTTGATTACGCCATTTATTTCATCCTTACCCTGGCTTACCCCATAGCCCGGGAAAAAAGCATTGCCATTAGCCACGGGATCTTTTGGGATTGGCCGGGTTTCGACCTCATGGCCGGACGCCTGGAGGAACGCCAGGAATGGTTAAGGCGGCTTGGTATTGCCCTGACAGGGCCACAAAAATTAATCTCTGTAGATACCAACACCATTAACTTCTTCAATGCTACCCTCCCCGGCTTTTATCACAAATGGGAGTACATCCCCAATTATGTTGATACTGACCTTTTTCACCCACCTGAAGAGGAAAAAAATAGCACGGATACCATCCGTGTCCTCTTCCCCCGCCGGCTGGTTCCCGTTCGCGGGATTAATGAAACCATGCGGGCAGCAGAAAAATTGACGGCTCGCTATCCCTGGATTGAATTTCATTTTTGTGGACGCGGCCATGATGACAACGCCGAAAGGCTCATGTCCCAGTGGATTGCTACCCAGGAACGTTGTTTTTACTACTGGAAGCCCCTGGAGATGATGCCTGAGGTTTACCGCCAGGCGGATATTGTCATCATCCCTTCACGCTCTACCGAAGGCACGAGTCTGGCCGCCCTGGAGGCCATGGCCAGCGGCCGGCCGGTAATTGCCGGCCTGGCAGGTGGCTTGAGCGACATTGTTTTGCACGGCTACAATGGTTATCTAATTAAACCGACTGTGGAAAATCTGGTGGCGGCCATCGAAGATTTGGCCCGGGATAAAGCTAAAAGGCAGATCATGGGCCAGAGGGCTCGGGAAGTGGCTCTGACTTTCAACCGTAAGATATGGTCCGAGCGTTGGGCCAGGGTTCTGGAAACAGTTTTTCGCTAA